A stretch of DNA from Streptomyces sp. NBC_01197:
CACGCGCCTGGTCGGCGATCTCGCCGGCGTGCAGCAGGGCCTTCGTGGGGATGCAGCCGTTGTGCAGGCAGGTGCCGCCGAGCTTGTTCTTCTCGATCAGGGCGACGTCGAGACCAAGCTGCGCCCCGCGCAGCGCCGCGGCGTAACCGCCGCTACCGCCGCCGAGAATCACTAGGTCGAAAACGGTGCTGGCGTCGTTCGCCACGTCACGTCCTCCATGCATGGTGCGCCGGTGCCGGTCTTCCCTGACCGGGCGGCGGCGGGTGTACGGCCGCTTTTATTTCGGCCCTGTGGTGGGGGCCCTGTCCTGCCGAAGACCCATCTTTGCACTTGTCGGCCGCCGACGAGACGCCGGGCCGCAGTGCGGTACGTCCCATCCGCCCTCCGGGCCGCTCACCCGGGCGTACGCGCGTACGGATTTCGTTCAGGGCGAACACCGGCAAAGACAGGGCAAAGCCGTACGGCCCCGGGCGGGGAGCCCGGGGCCGTACGGGAGGTGCGGTGGCGCCGGTCAGCCGAGGTCGCCGTCGGCAGTGCGCTCCGCGAGGCGCACCAGGGTGCGGATCGCCGAGCCGGTGCCGCCCTTGGGGGTGTACCCGAAGGGGCCTGCCTCGTTGAAGGCCGGGCCCGCGATGTCCAGGTGGGCCCAGGTGATGCCCTCGCCGACGAACTCCTTCAGGAACAGACCGGCGACCAGCCCGCCACCCATCCGTTCGCCCATGTTGGCGATGTCGGCGGTGGGCGAGTCCATGCCCTTGCGCAGGTCGGCGGGGAGCGGCATCGGCCAGGACGGCTCGCCGACCTCCTCCGCGATCTCGTGCAGCTCGGTACGGAAGGCGTCGTCGTTGGACATGATGCCGAAGGTACGGCTGCCGAGCGCCATCATCATCGCGCCGGTCAGCGTCGCCACGTCGACGATCGCGTCGGGCGTCTCCTCGGAGGCCTTCGCCAACGCATCGGCCAGCACCAGCCGGCCCTCGGCGTCGGTGTTGAGGACCTCGACGGTCTTGCCGCTGTACATCCGCAGCACGTCACCCGGGCGGGTGGCCGAGCCGGACGGCATGTTCTCGGCGAGCGCCAGCCAGCCGGTGACGTTGACCTGGAGGCCGAGGCGCGCGGCGGCCACGACGGCGGCGAACACGGCGGCGGCGCCGGCCATGTCGCACTTCATCGTCTCGTTGTGGCCGGCCGGCTTGAGCGAGATGCCGCCCGAGTCGTACGTGATGCCCTTGCCGACGAAGGCGAGCGACTTCTCCGCCTTGGAGTGCGTGTACGAGAGCTTCACCAGCCGGGGCGGAGCCTCCGAACCGACACCGACGCCGAGGATGCCGCCGAAGCCGCCCTTGGTGAGGGCCTTCTCGTCGAGCACCTGCACCTTGACGCCGTGCTCCTTGCCGGCCGCGGTGGCGACAGCGGCGAAGGCGGCCGGATCCAGCTCGTTCGGCGGGGTGTTGACCAGGTCGCGGGCGCGGTTGATCTCCTCGGCGACGGTCACGGCGCGCTCGGCGGCGGCCTTGTGCGCCTTGTCCCGCGGCTTGGCTCCCAGCAGGGCGGCCTCACCGAGCGGGCCCTTGGCCTCCTTGGGGACGGCCTGGAATGCGGTGAAGGCGTACGCCCCGAGCAGCGCGCCCTCGCCGATCGCCTGGACGTCCTCGGCGGCCGTGACGGGCAGCGCGAAGGCGGCCTTCTTGGCACCGGCCAGCGCGCGGGCGGCGACACCGGCCGCGCGGCGCAGCGTCTCCTCGGCGAACTCGGCCTCGGCGTCCGTCTTGTCCGGTACGGCGCCGAGCCCGACGGCCAGGACGACCGGGGCCTTGAGGCCGGCGGGCGCGGGGACCTTGGTCGCCTCGCCCTCGGCGCCGGTGGCTCCGAGGGTCTCCAGAACGGCGGCGAGCTTTCCGCCGAACGCCTTGTCCACGGCTTCGGCGCCCGGTGCGACCACGGGGCCCTTGGCGCCCTTCGCCACGCCTACGACGACGGCGTCGGCGCGCAGCGTTGCGGCGCCGGCCGTGCTGAGAGTGAGAGCAGTCACGGTGGTGAAATCTCGCTTCCGTTGAGTTGGTCGGTGGCCGATGGATGGGGCCGCCCCGCCGCAGAGCCTACGCTCGGTGACGGAAATCGCCCACGCGGGCTGCTAATTAGACAGAGCAGCAAATAGAGCGGGGCGGCAGATCTTGTCCTGCGCGACGGTGCGCGACGGAGCGCCGGACAGGACAGGGCGGCAGACACGACGGCCCGCCGGACCGGCTGTCATCCGAACGTCAGCACCACCAGGGCCGCCGTGGCCGCCGTCTCGGCCAGCGCGCCGAACACGTCCCCGGTCACCCCGCCGAAGCGGCTCACGCAGTGCCGCAGCAGGAGTTGGGCCGTGCCGAGCGCCAGCAGCACGGCCAGTGCGTGGCGCAGCGCGCCGTACGGCCCGAAGAGCGCGCCCGCCGCCGCGCACACCGCGGTGACACCAACGGCCGTGCCCAGCGCGGCCCCTGCGGGCACGGCCCCGGCCACCGCCGCGCCAAGACCGTCCGGGCGGGCGGCCGGAACGCCCCGGCGGCAGGCGAGCGTCAGCGCCAGCCTGGCCGCGAGCGCGCAGACGACGGCGCCGGCCGCTCCCTGCGCCCAGCCCTCCCCGTACAGCCGGGCCAGCGCGGCGACCTGGGCGAGCAGGACGAGGACCAGCGTCACCACGCCGAACGGGCCGATGTCCGACTGCTTCATGACGCGCAGCGCTTCATCGGCCGGCTTCGCGCTGCCGAGTCCGTCCGCGACGTCCGCGAGGCCGTCCAGATGCAGCCCACGGGTGAGGACCGCGGGCACAGCCGCGCTCACCACCGCGGCGAGCAGCGGCCCGGGACCGAGCAGCAGCACCGGTGCGCCGAGCGCCGCCGCGCACACCCCCACGACCAGGCCGGCCAGCGGAGCCCAGAGCATGCCCGAGCGCGCAGCGGCCCGGTCCCAGCGGGTCACCCGGACCGGGAGGACCGTGAGCGTGCCGAAGGCGAAACGTATGCCGTCCATGGCGCGCAGGCTATCCGCAGGCGAGGGCGGATAAGTTACGTGTAACACTCAAAAGGGAAGCAGGTGGCATGGGTCACTGGTGGGCGCGGAACATTGTGGAACCCGGCAAGCTCCCGCTGACGCTGGCGCTGTTCTCCTTCGTCCTGTCCTTCGTGATCGTGCGGTCCATCGCCCGGCTGATCCGGGCGGGCCGCGGACCATTCAGGAACGTCACCCCCGGCGGCATGCACATCCACCATGTGGTGCCCGGCGTCATCCTGGTGGTCATCGGCGGCTTCGGCGCGGTGACCAGTGGGAGACACGGGGTGGGCGGCGCTGTCTGGGCGGTCGTCTTCGGAGCCGGGGCGGGCCTGGTCCTCGACGAGTTCGCCCTCCTCCTCCACCTCGACGACGTGTACTGGAGCGAACAGGGCCGCAAGAGCGTCGAGATCGTGGTGCTCACGGCGGCCCTGGTGGGGCTGATCCTGGGCGGCTTCCTGCCGTTCGGGGTCAATCAGGTGTCGCCGCAGGAGGCCCACGACCGGACGACGGTCGTGGTGAACGTCGTGCTGGACTTCGCCTTCGCGCTCATCGCGCTGAGCAAGGGCAAACCCCGGATCGCCCTGATCGGCGCCGTGGTCCCGTTCGTCGCCCTGATCGGCGCCGTCCGGCTGGCCCGACCGGTGTCCCCGTGGGCCAAGCGCTTCTACCGCAACAGGCACCGGACCCGCGCCAGGGCGATCCGGCGCGCCTACCGTCACGACAGGCGCTGGGCGGGCCCACGGCGCCGGCTGGGGGAGTTCATCGGCGGCGCCCCCGACCCGGCCCGGACCAAGCTGCCCGGACGGGACGGCGGACCGCCCCGCTGAAGCCGGCGGTCCCGCCAGCCCGCCAGGGCGCAGAGCGCCAGCGCGGCCAGGATCGCCGCCAGATGCTCCTTGCCCGCCAGGTTGTCCTTGAGGACCAGCTCCAGGACCATGCCCAGGATCACCGCGCCGGTCGTCCACCGGGCGCCCAGCCGCCAGCAGACGAAGACGGCGAGACCCACCACGGCGGCCGAGGGACCGGTGTCGACGATCAGCGCGTCCGACGCCTTCACGCCGAAGGCGTTGTGCGGCCCGAAGGAGATCGCGAGGCGGGCGTACAGCGTGCCGGCGAGCGTGGTGACGTACGAGATCAGTAGCGTCCGCCACCAGCCGATGCAGATCTCCGCCATGCCGAACACCAGCAGGATCTGGACCAGCGCGCCCCAGACCGGCAGGTCCAGGGCCGGTACGAACAGTGAGAGCGGGGTGCGCAGCAGCGCGAGCCAGAGCGGGTCCATCGCCCGGACGAACCCGATGTCGTGCACAGGCCGCAGCCCCCACGACTGGTTCTGCACGATCTGGAAGCACGCCGTCAGGGCGACGGAGCCGAGTGTCAGCGGGACGGCACGCCACTTCCTGCTGACGAGCGCCGTCCGTACGGTGGTGAACAGCGGCCCCCACTCGCGGCGGGCCGCGGCGCACAGGGCGCTCCGGTTCACCGTCTGGTCCCGAGCGGCTTGCGGTGCAGCCACTTCAGGATGCCCGGGGCCTCCAGGAAACCCTCGGCGCGCGCCGAGGCGACAGCGATGCGCAGCAGATCCGCGCTTTTCTCGAACAGCATGAAACGGGGCTCCCAGATTGGCCGGTACTTGGCGTTGGCGCGGTACAGCGACTCGATCTGCCACCACCGTGAGAAGAAGGTGAGGAACGAGCGCCATAGCCTCAGCACGGGGCCGGCCCCGAGCTTCGAGCCACGTTCGAAGACCGATCTGAACATCGCGAAGTTGAGTGAGATCTGAGTGATCCCGATCTCCTTCGCCCGCTGCAGGAGTTCGATGATCATGAACTCCATCAGGCCGTTCTCGGCCTCCCGGTCACGGCGCATCAGATCCAGCGAGAGCCCTTCCGGGCCCCAGGGCGCGAAACTCAGGACGGCACGCAACTCGCCCTCGCCGTCCGTGCATTCGAGCATCATGCAGCGGCCGTCCGCCGGATCGCCGAGCCGTCCGAGCGCCATCGAGAACCCCCGCTCGGTGGCTCCGTCGCGCCAGTCGTCGGCCCGGTGCAGCAGGTGCTCCATCTCGGCATCGGGGATCTCCTCGTGCCGCCGGATCCGGACCGTGTACCCGGCGCGCTGCACCCGCTTGTACGCCTGGCGCACCGTCCGCATGGCCCGGCCCTCCAGGGTGAACTCCGCGGTGTCCACGATGGCTTCGTCGCCGAACTCCAGCGCGTCGAGGCCGTGCCTGGCGTAGACCGTGCCCGCCTCCTCGCTCGCCCCCATCACCGCGGGCAGCCAGCCGTGCTCGCGCGCCTCGGCCAGCCAGGGCTCGATCGCCCCCGGCCAGGCCTCCGGATCGCCGATCGGATCACCTGAGGCGAGCGAGACCCCGCTCAGCACCCGGTAGGCGACCGCGGCCTTGCCGGTGGGGGACCACACCACGCTCTTGTCGCGGCGCAGCGCGAAGTAGCCGAGTGAGTCGCGCTCGCCGTGCTTGTCCAGGAGGGCGCGCAGCCGCTCCTCGTCGTCCGGGGTGATCGGGTCGACGGCACGCCGGGAGCGGAAGGCCGCGAAGAGCACCGCGAGCAGCAGCAGGGTGGACATGACGTTGATGAAGACGTCGACCCAGGCGGGGGTCTCGATGCCCTGGATGCGGGAGTCGTTGGGGACCAGCGAGACCAGCCGCATCGTGCCGTACCGCCAGCGGTCCAGGAACGTCGAACGGTACGTGTCATGGGCCGTGTTGGTGATGGTGACCAGCAGCGAGGCCAGCAGGGAGCAGACCAGCAGCCCTCCCACGGCAACGGTGGCCGCCAGCTTCGGATTGGAGCGGTCGCCCTTGGCGTAGAACTCCCGCCTGCCGGTCAGCAGCGACAGGACGAAGGCTGCGGTCAGCGCCAGCGAGACCCAGTTCTGCGCGTACCTGCGGAACTCCGGGAAGCACATCGCCAGCACGAGGACCAGCAGGAAGAGTCCGCTCATCACCAGGTTGAGCAGCCAGGCGGCCCGCTTGCGGCGGCGCATGGTGACCGCCAGGAAGAGGCTGAACGCACCCGATGCGAAGCCCGCGGTGAGCAGATAGGGGGTGAAGAAGTACTCGGTGTTGTGCCGCCGCACATCCTGGCCCAGGGAGACCCAGGCGGCGCCCAGCAGATTGATGAACGCCACGGCACGCAGATACCAGACGGCGAACGCCGCACAGTGGCGCGACCGGACCGTGGTCAGGGGTGTGCCCCCGGCAGATGTACGGACGTCTCCCATGAAACGCGATGATATGGGGCGCCGGGTTTCCTGCCGGGACCTGCTGCGGCCGACGGCAGGCCGCCGACCGCGTTGCTACTCCCCACTGTCTCCCGCTGATGGCCCCGACGCCACCGAAGTCACGTCATTCCCGGCCGCGTTGGGTGTGTTTCCGGCCGGATCAGCCTCGGCGGAGGGGGCTACGGCCCCGGTTTCCGCTGAGGTTTCCGAGGCGAGCGCCTCCGCTCCCCCGGCACTGTCCGCCGAACCCTCCGGGAGCTCAGCCGCCAGTGCCGCCGCCGCCTGCACGAGCGGCAGCGCCAGCAGCGCCCCCGTGCCCTCGCCCACCGTCACCCCGTGGTCGAGCAGCGGGGTGAGCGCCATCCGGTCCAGCGCCTTCGCCTGGGCCGGTTCACCGCTGACCTGGCCGGCCAGCCAGGATTCGGGGGCGCGGAAGGCGGCCCGCTGGCCCACCAGCGCGCACGCGGCCGAGACCACCCCGTCGAGGATCACCGGCAGCCGCCGGACCGAGCACTGCAGCAGGAACCCGGTCATCGCGGCCAGATCCGCGCCGCCGACCGCGGCGAGCAGCTCCAGTTGGTCGCCGAGGACCGGGCGGGCCCGGCGCAGCGCGTCCCTGACCGCCGCGCACTTGCGCATCCAGACGAGATCGTCGATGACCGCTCCGCCACGCCCGGTGACGACCGAGGCGTCCGTGCCGCAGAGCGCGGCGATCAGCGTGGACGCGGCCGTGGTGCCGCCGACGCTCAGATCGCCCAGCACGACCAGGCCGGTGCCCGAATCGGCCTCCTCGTCCGCGATCGCCATGCCGAGACGTACGGCCTGCTCGGCCTCTTCGACGGTGAGGGCGTCCTCGATGTCGATCCGTCCCGTGCCGCGCCGCACCCGGTGCCGTACGACCTCGTCCGGCAGCAGCGCCGGGTCGCAGTCGAGGCCGGCGTCGATGATCCGTACCGGCAGCCCGAGCCGGCGGGCCAGCACCGCGACCGGGCTCTCCCCGTCGAGCACGGCCCGCACCAGTACATGCGCGCTCTTGGCGGGCCGCGCCGACACACCCCGCTCGGCCACACCGTGATCGCCCGCGAACAGCACCACGCGGACGTTGTCGACCGGCCTGACCGGCACCGCGGACTGCGCCGCCGAGAGCCACTCACCCAGCTCGTCGAGCCGGCCGAGCGCGCCGGGCGGGACGGCCAGCCGCTCCCGGCGTTCCTCGGCTTCGCGCCGTACGCCGCTGTCGGGGCGTTCGATCAGATCGGAGAAGTCGTCGAGATTCAGCGAGCTCATTCGCCGAACAGTACCGGCAGCCCTCCCCGGCGGGACGCCGCGCGGCCCATACCTCCCTCTGTGCGCCGATTGCCGGGGCCGCGCTGTCAGCCGCGCAGCACGACCGCCTGCCCGGCGACGACCAGGAGAACGTGCTCGCACTCGGCGGCGAACGCCGCGTTCAGCCGCCCGAGTTCGTCCCGGAAGCGCCGCCCGGACGCGGTCGCGGGCACCACACCCGAGCCCACCTCGTTACTGACGGCGACGACCATGCGCCCGGTGGCCCTGACCGCGGCGACCAGCTCGCTCACCCGCGCGTGCAGTGCCCGTTCGCCGCCGTCCGTCCACCGCTCGTCGTCCCAGGCACCCACCCGGTCCATCGCGTCGGTCAGCCACAGCGACAGGCAGTCGATCAGCAGCGGCGGCCCGTCGTGCTCCGCCAGCAGCGGCAGCAGCTCGCAGGTCTCCTCGGTCCGCCA
This window harbors:
- the cobT gene encoding nicotinate-nucleotide--dimethylbenzimidazole phosphoribosyltransferase, which gives rise to MSSLNLDDFSDLIERPDSGVRREAEERRERLAVPPGALGRLDELGEWLSAAQSAVPVRPVDNVRVVLFAGDHGVAERGVSARPAKSAHVLVRAVLDGESPVAVLARRLGLPVRIIDAGLDCDPALLPDEVVRHRVRRGTGRIDIEDALTVEEAEQAVRLGMAIADEEADSGTGLVVLGDLSVGGTTAASTLIAALCGTDASVVTGRGGAVIDDLVWMRKCAAVRDALRRARPVLGDQLELLAAVGGADLAAMTGFLLQCSVRRLPVILDGVVSAACALVGQRAAFRAPESWLAGQVSGEPAQAKALDRMALTPLLDHGVTVGEGTGALLALPLVQAAAALAAELPEGSADSAGGAEALASETSAETGAVAPSAEADPAGNTPNAAGNDVTSVASGPSAGDSGE
- a CDS encoding phosphatidylglycerol lysyltransferase domain-containing protein — translated: MGDVRTSAGGTPLTTVRSRHCAAFAVWYLRAVAFINLLGAAWVSLGQDVRRHNTEYFFTPYLLTAGFASGAFSLFLAVTMRRRKRAAWLLNLVMSGLFLLVLVLAMCFPEFRRYAQNWVSLALTAAFVLSLLTGRREFYAKGDRSNPKLAATVAVGGLLVCSLLASLLVTITNTAHDTYRSTFLDRWRYGTMRLVSLVPNDSRIQGIETPAWVDVFINVMSTLLLLAVLFAAFRSRRAVDPITPDDEERLRALLDKHGERDSLGYFALRRDKSVVWSPTGKAAVAYRVLSGVSLASGDPIGDPEAWPGAIEPWLAEAREHGWLPAVMGASEEAGTVYARHGLDALEFGDEAIVDTAEFTLEGRAMRTVRQAYKRVQRAGYTVRIRRHEEIPDAEMEHLLHRADDWRDGATERGFSMALGRLGDPADGRCMMLECTDGEGELRAVLSFAPWGPEGLSLDLMRRDREAENGLMEFMIIELLQRAKEIGITQISLNFAMFRSVFERGSKLGAGPVLRLWRSFLTFFSRWWQIESLYRANAKYRPIWEPRFMLFEKSADLLRIAVASARAEGFLEAPGILKWLHRKPLGTRR
- a CDS encoding leucyl aminopeptidase codes for the protein MTALTLSTAGAATLRADAVVVGVAKGAKGPVVAPGAEAVDKAFGGKLAAVLETLGATGAEGEATKVPAPAGLKAPVVLAVGLGAVPDKTDAEAEFAEETLRRAAGVAARALAGAKKAAFALPVTAAEDVQAIGEGALLGAYAFTAFQAVPKEAKGPLGEAALLGAKPRDKAHKAAAERAVTVAEEINRARDLVNTPPNELDPAAFAAVATAAGKEHGVKVQVLDEKALTKGGFGGILGVGVGSEAPPRLVKLSYTHSKAEKSLAFVGKGITYDSGGISLKPAGHNETMKCDMAGAAAVFAAVVAAARLGLQVNVTGWLALAENMPSGSATRPGDVLRMYSGKTVEVLNTDAEGRLVLADALAKASEETPDAIVDVATLTGAMMMALGSRTFGIMSNDDAFRTELHEIAEEVGEPSWPMPLPADLRKGMDSPTADIANMGERMGGGLVAGLFLKEFVGEGITWAHLDIAGPAFNEAGPFGYTPKGGTGSAIRTLVRLAERTADGDLG
- a CDS encoding adenosylcobinamide-GDP ribazoletransferase — encoded protein: MDGIRFAFGTLTVLPVRVTRWDRAAARSGMLWAPLAGLVVGVCAAALGAPVLLLGPGPLLAAVVSAAVPAVLTRGLHLDGLADVADGLGSAKPADEALRVMKQSDIGPFGVVTLVLVLLAQVAALARLYGEGWAQGAAGAVVCALAARLALTLACRRGVPAARPDGLGAAVAGAVPAGAALGTAVGVTAVCAAAGALFGPYGALRHALAVLLALGTAQLLLRHCVSRFGGVTGDVFGALAETAATAALVVLTFG